One Bradyrhizobium zhanjiangense DNA segment encodes these proteins:
- a CDS encoding winged helix-turn-helix transcriptional regulator — MKRGNFARRPGCSVEATLDLIDGKWKGVILYHLQSGTQRFGELRRRMPGITQRMLTKQLRALEEDKLVIRKVYAEVPPRVEYCLSELGESLRPVIDILKAWGENHQQRLSCAPAPVVAKKPKRAA, encoded by the coding sequence ATGAAACGGGGCAATTTTGCCCGGCGCCCGGGCTGCTCGGTCGAGGCGACGCTGGATCTGATCGACGGCAAGTGGAAGGGCGTGATCCTCTATCACCTCCAGAGCGGCACTCAGCGCTTCGGCGAACTGCGCCGCCGGATGCCCGGCATCACCCAACGCATGCTGACCAAGCAGCTTCGCGCGCTGGAGGAGGACAAGCTCGTCATCCGCAAGGTCTATGCCGAGGTGCCGCCGCGCGTTGAGTATTGCCTCTCCGAGCTCGGCGAGAGCCTCAGGCCCGTGATCGATATCCTGAAGGCCTGGGGCGAGAACCACCAACAGCGGCTGTCCTGCGCGCCCGCGCCGGTGGTCGCGAAGAAGCCAAAGCGCGCGGCGTGA
- a CDS encoding DNA-directed RNA polymerase subunit alpha, with protein sequence MGETVTIQKNWQELIRPNKLQVSPGSDPSRFATIVAEPLERGFGQTLGNALRRILLSSLQGAAVQSVHIDGVLHEFSSIAGVREDVTDIVLNIKDISIKMQGEGPKRMVVKKQGPGVVTAGDIQTVGDVTVLNPDLQICTLDEGAEIRMEFTVSTGKGYVPAERNRPEDAPIGLIPVDSLYSPVRKVSYKVENTREGQILDYDKLTMTIETNGAISPDDSVAYAARILQDQLNVFVNFEEPRKEVAQEIIPDLAFNPAFLKKVDELELSVRSANCLKNDNIVYIGDLVQKSEAEMLRTPNFGRKSLNEIKEVLAQMGLHLGMEVPGWPPENIDELAKRFEDHY encoded by the coding sequence ATGGGTGAAACAGTGACGATCCAGAAAAATTGGCAAGAACTGATTCGGCCGAACAAGCTCCAGGTGTCCCCCGGCAGCGATCCCTCGCGTTTCGCGACCATCGTCGCCGAGCCGCTCGAGCGCGGCTTCGGCCAGACCCTCGGCAACGCCCTGCGCCGCATCCTGCTCTCCTCGCTTCAGGGCGCGGCAGTGCAGTCGGTGCATATCGACGGCGTGCTGCACGAGTTCTCCTCGATTGCGGGCGTCCGTGAGGACGTCACCGACATCGTGCTCAACATCAAGGACATCTCGATCAAGATGCAGGGCGAAGGCCCCAAGCGCATGGTCGTGAAGAAGCAGGGCCCGGGCGTCGTCACCGCCGGCGACATCCAGACCGTCGGCGACGTCACCGTGCTCAACCCGGACCTGCAGATCTGCACCCTCGACGAGGGCGCGGAGATCCGCATGGAGTTCACGGTCTCGACCGGCAAGGGCTACGTGCCCGCCGAGCGCAACCGCCCCGAGGATGCGCCGATCGGTCTGATCCCGGTCGACAGCCTCTACTCGCCGGTCCGCAAGGTCTCCTACAAGGTCGAGAACACCCGCGAGGGCCAGATCCTCGACTACGACAAGCTGACCATGACGATCGAGACCAACGGCGCGATCTCGCCGGATGACTCGGTGGCCTACGCCGCGCGCATCCTGCAGGATCAGCTCAACGTCTTCGTCAATTTCGAAGAGCCGCGCAAGGAAGTCGCCCAGGAGATCATCCCGGACCTCGCCTTCAACCCGGCCTTCCTCAAGAAGGTGGACGAGCTCGAGCTGTCGGTGCGTTCGGCCAACTGCTTGAAGAACGACAACATCGTCTATATCGGCGACCTCGTGCAGAAGTCGGAAGCCGAAATGCTCCGCACCCCGAACTTCGGCCGCAAGTCGCTGAACGAGATCAAGGAAGTGCTGGCCCAGATGGGTCTGCACCTCGGCATGGAAGTGCCGGGCTGGCCGCCGGAGAACATCGACGAGCTCGCCAAGCGCTTCGAAGATCACTACTGA
- a CDS encoding Bug family tripartite tricarboxylate transporter substrate binding protein, translated as MKRTALTVALGLLGLISGNSLAQAQAVYPEKPLQLIVPFPPGGASDVVARIIGGELETRLGKPVIIMNRPGGGTTIAAKEVARSAPDGYTLFFSSNSSFTLPAAVKESVPYDAAKDFEPLGQVGKITLALVTYKDNPIKDVAALVTEAKANPDKLSLASFGVATVSHFAGELFKSAAGIKMVHLPYKGSAPAMNDLIGKHIQYHVDTVIAVKPQIEAGTVKVLAVFSAKRTPFLPDVPTLAELGYGNIDFASWGAVVAPKGLPPAVRDKLTATLEDTINSPSVAERFAKVGFEPGFARYSDWAGAIGKETAEMKDIAQKAGIKEE; from the coding sequence ATGAAAAGAACGGCCCTCACTGTTGCGCTCGGGTTGCTGGGTCTGATCAGCGGCAATTCGCTCGCGCAGGCCCAAGCGGTCTATCCGGAAAAACCATTGCAATTGATCGTCCCCTTCCCGCCCGGCGGCGCCTCCGACGTGGTCGCGCGCATCATTGGCGGCGAACTGGAGACGCGTCTCGGCAAGCCCGTGATCATCATGAACCGCCCCGGTGGCGGCACCACGATCGCGGCCAAGGAAGTCGCGCGCTCGGCGCCCGACGGATACACCCTGTTCTTCAGCTCGAATTCGAGCTTCACGCTGCCGGCGGCCGTCAAAGAAAGCGTGCCTTACGACGCGGCCAAGGATTTCGAGCCGCTTGGTCAGGTGGGCAAGATCACGCTGGCGCTGGTCACTTACAAGGACAACCCGATCAAAGACGTGGCTGCGCTCGTCACCGAGGCGAAGGCCAATCCCGACAAGCTGTCGCTGGCGTCGTTCGGCGTTGCGACCGTCTCGCATTTCGCCGGCGAGCTGTTCAAATCGGCCGCCGGAATCAAGATGGTCCACCTGCCCTACAAGGGCAGTGCGCCGGCGATGAACGACCTTATCGGCAAGCACATTCAGTACCACGTCGACACAGTGATCGCCGTGAAGCCGCAGATCGAGGCAGGCACCGTCAAAGTGCTCGCCGTGTTCTCGGCCAAGCGGACGCCGTTCCTGCCTGACGTGCCGACGCTCGCCGAGCTCGGCTATGGCAACATCGATTTCGCCTCATGGGGCGCGGTGGTCGCGCCCAAGGGGCTGCCGCCGGCCGTTCGTGACAAGCTGACGGCAACGCTGGAGGATACGATCAACAGCCCATCCGTGGCCGAACGCTTCGCCAAGGTCGGGTTCGAGCCCGGCTTTGCGCGCTACAGCGATTGGGCGGGAGCCATCGGCAAGGAGACCGCTGAAATGAAGGACATCGCACAAAAGGCGGGGATCAAGGAGGAATAG
- the rpsK gene encoding 30S ribosomal protein S11 → MGKEATRVRRRERKNIASGVAHVNSSFNNTTITITDAQGNTIAWSSAGTMGFKGSRKSTPYAAQVAAEDVSKKAQEHGMRTLEVEVAGPGSGRESALRALQAAGFTVTSIRDVTTIPHNGCRPRKRRRV, encoded by the coding sequence ATGGGCAAGGAAGCCACCCGCGTTCGTCGTCGTGAGCGCAAGAACATCGCCTCCGGCGTCGCGCACGTGAACTCGTCGTTCAACAACACGACCATCACCATCACCGACGCGCAGGGCAACACCATTGCCTGGTCCTCCGCCGGCACGATGGGCTTCAAGGGCTCGCGCAAGTCGACCCCGTACGCCGCGCAGGTTGCCGCGGAAGACGTCTCGAAGAAGGCGCAGGAGCACGGCATGCGCACGCTGGAAGTCGAAGTCGCCGGCCCCGGCTCGGGCCGTGAGTCGGCGCTCCGCGCACTCCAGGCCGCGGGCTTCACCGTCACCTCGATCCGCGACGTGACCACGATCCCGCACAACGGTTGCCGTCCCCGCAAGCGTCGGCGCGTTTGA
- a CDS encoding DUF1330 domain-containing protein produces MTAYVISEVEMRDPDGFEAYRTLAAKTIAQYGGRYLVRGGKAELAEGNLPPKAIIIVEFPSMARLTEWYASPEYAEALKLRQTALERRLLFVEGARET; encoded by the coding sequence ATGACAGCCTATGTGATTTCCGAAGTCGAGATGCGCGATCCCGATGGATTTGAAGCCTATCGTACGCTCGCCGCGAAAACGATCGCGCAATACGGCGGGCGTTATCTCGTCCGCGGCGGCAAGGCCGAACTCGCCGAAGGCAATCTTCCGCCGAAGGCCATCATCATCGTCGAATTCCCGTCGATGGCGAGGCTGACGGAATGGTACGCCTCGCCGGAATATGCCGAGGCGCTGAAGCTGCGGCAGACGGCGCTGGAGCGGCGGCTGCTGTTCGTCGAGGGGGCGAGGGAAACGTAG
- a CDS encoding zinc-binding alcohol dehydrogenase family protein, whose product MKAVGYKKSLPIEDADSLIDFETAKPEPGGRDIRVAVKAISANPVDYKVRKRAAPPEGEMKILGYDAAGVVDAVGPDVTLFKPGDEVFYAGSILRQGTNSEYHLVDERIVGNKPKRLSFAQAAALPLTSITAWELLFDRLGAVPGKSVDPRTLLIIGGAGGVGSILIQLARRLTGLTVLATATRPESQKWCLDLGAHAVIDHGKPMKEQIEKLKLPPVALVASLTFTDQHYKAIAEVMAPQGKFGLIDDPPEFAMSTFKGKAISVHWESMFTRSSFQTPDMIAQHRLLNDVADLIDKGVLRTTLDQTFGTINAANLKRAHALLESGKSRGKIVLEGW is encoded by the coding sequence ATGAAGGCCGTCGGCTACAAGAAATCGCTTCCGATCGAGGACGCGGATTCACTGATCGATTTCGAGACCGCAAAACCCGAGCCCGGAGGGCGTGACATCCGCGTCGCCGTGAAAGCGATTTCGGCCAATCCGGTCGATTACAAGGTGCGCAAGCGCGCCGCCCCGCCCGAGGGCGAGATGAAGATCCTCGGCTATGACGCGGCCGGCGTGGTCGATGCCGTCGGCCCCGACGTCACGCTGTTCAAGCCGGGCGATGAGGTGTTTTACGCAGGCTCGATCCTGCGCCAGGGCACCAACTCGGAATACCACCTGGTCGACGAGCGCATCGTCGGCAACAAGCCGAAGCGCCTGTCGTTCGCGCAAGCGGCCGCCCTTCCCCTCACCTCCATCACCGCCTGGGAGCTGCTGTTCGACCGGCTGGGCGCGGTCCCCGGCAAGAGCGTCGATCCGCGCACGCTGCTGATCATCGGCGGCGCTGGCGGCGTCGGCTCGATCCTGATCCAGCTCGCGCGTCGTCTCACCGGGCTGACCGTGCTCGCGACCGCGACGCGGCCAGAGTCACAAAAATGGTGCCTCGATCTCGGCGCGCATGCGGTGATCGACCACGGTAAGCCGATGAAGGAGCAGATCGAGAAGCTCAAGTTGCCCCCGGTCGCGCTGGTCGCGAGCCTCACCTTCACCGACCAGCACTACAAGGCGATCGCGGAGGTCATGGCACCGCAGGGCAAGTTCGGCCTGATCGACGATCCGCCGGAATTCGCCATGAGCACATTCAAGGGCAAGGCGATCTCGGTGCACTGGGAATCGATGTTCACGCGCTCGTCGTTCCAGACGCCTGATATGATCGCGCAGCATCGCCTGCTCAATGACGTCGCCGACCTCATCGACAAGGGCGTGTTGCGCACCACGCTCGACCAGACCTTTGGCACGATCAATGCGGCCAACCTCAAGCGCGCCCACGCGCTGCTCGAGAGCGGCAAGTCGCGCGGCAAGATCGTGCTGGAGGGGTGGTAG
- a CDS encoding SDR family NAD(P)-dependent oxidoreductase: MNIDLSGKTALVTGSTAGIGHAIAKGLAASGASVVINGRGRDKVDAAVRKLEGTGAKVRGIAADVSTAEGCKALVAALPEIDILINNAGIFEPKEFFEIPDEDWTRFFEVNVMSGVRLSRAYMKGMLKRNWGRIVFISSESGLNIPVEMIHYGMTKTAQLSVARGLAQLTRGTGVTVNSVLPGPTMSEGVETFVKDLAKQNGQSVDEAAANFVKQHRPSSLIQRFASVEEIANMVVYIASREASATNGAALRAEGGIVNTIA, encoded by the coding sequence ATGAACATCGACCTTTCGGGAAAAACTGCACTGGTGACCGGCTCGACCGCCGGCATCGGCCACGCCATCGCCAAGGGCCTCGCCGCTTCGGGCGCCAGCGTCGTGATCAACGGTCGCGGCCGGGACAAGGTCGATGCGGCCGTCCGCAAGCTGGAAGGGACCGGCGCCAAGGTCCGCGGCATCGCCGCCGACGTCTCGACGGCGGAAGGCTGCAAGGCGCTCGTGGCGGCGCTTCCCGAAATCGACATCCTCATCAACAATGCCGGCATCTTCGAACCGAAGGAGTTTTTCGAGATTCCCGACGAGGACTGGACGCGCTTCTTCGAGGTCAACGTAATGAGCGGCGTGCGGCTGTCGCGCGCGTACATGAAGGGCATGCTGAAGCGCAACTGGGGCCGCATCGTCTTCATCTCCTCGGAGTCCGGACTCAACATTCCCGTCGAGATGATTCATTACGGCATGACCAAGACGGCCCAGCTCTCGGTTGCGCGCGGGCTCGCGCAGCTCACCCGCGGCACCGGCGTCACCGTCAATTCCGTGCTGCCGGGCCCGACCATGTCGGAGGGCGTCGAGACGTTCGTGAAGGATCTGGCGAAGCAGAACGGCCAATCGGTGGACGAAGCCGCTGCCAATTTCGTCAAGCAGCATCGTCCGAGCTCGCTGATCCAGCGCTTCGCCAGCGTGGAGGAGATCGCCAACATGGTGGTCTACATTGCGTCGAGAGAGGCGTCCGCGACCAACGGTGCGGCGCTGCGCGCGGAAGGTGGTATCGTCAACACCATCGCTTGA
- the secY gene encoding preprotein translocase subunit SecY, producing MVSAAEQLAASLNFGAFAKADELKKRIWFTLGALLVYRLGTYIPLPGIDPNIWEQVFRSQAGGILGMFNMFAGGGIHRMAIFALNIMPYISASIIIQLLTTVSPQLEALKKEGEAGRKTLNQYTRYLTVILAAFQSYGIAVGLEGAGNVVSDPGMFFRLSTAITLTGGTMFLMWLGEQITSRGIGNGISLIILAGIVAELPAALANMLELGRQGAMSTGLILVVIIMAVAVIAFIVFMERAQRRLLIQYPKRQVGNKMFEGQSSHLPLKLNTSGVIPPIFASSLLLLPTTVANFNAGSGPEWFQWITTQLGHGRPLFLIMYLALIVFFAFFYTAIVFNPTETADNLKKHGGFIPGIRPGERTAEYIDYVLSRITVLGAIYLAIVCLIPEILISYASVPFYFGGTSLLIVVSVTMDTVAQVQGYLLAHQYEGLIRKSKLRGRRR from the coding sequence ATGGTCTCTGCAGCGGAACAACTGGCAGCCAGTCTCAATTTCGGCGCGTTTGCCAAGGCCGACGAACTGAAGAAGCGCATCTGGTTCACCCTGGGTGCGCTACTCGTTTATCGGCTCGGCACCTACATCCCGCTGCCCGGCATCGATCCCAACATCTGGGAACAGGTGTTCCGGTCCCAGGCGGGCGGCATCCTCGGCATGTTCAACATGTTCGCGGGCGGCGGCATCCACCGCATGGCGATCTTCGCGCTGAACATCATGCCGTACATCTCGGCTTCGATCATCATCCAGCTCCTGACCACCGTCTCGCCGCAGCTCGAGGCGCTGAAGAAGGAAGGCGAGGCTGGCCGCAAGACGCTGAACCAGTACACGCGTTATCTCACCGTCATCCTGGCCGCGTTCCAGTCCTACGGTATCGCGGTGGGCCTCGAGGGCGCCGGCAACGTCGTCAGTGATCCCGGCATGTTCTTCCGCCTGTCGACGGCGATCACGCTGACCGGCGGCACCATGTTCCTGATGTGGCTGGGCGAGCAGATCACCTCGCGCGGCATCGGCAACGGCATCTCGCTGATCATTCTTGCCGGCATCGTCGCCGAGCTGCCCGCCGCGCTCGCCAACATGCTCGAACTCGGCCGTCAGGGTGCGATGTCGACCGGTCTGATCCTGGTCGTCATCATCATGGCAGTCGCCGTGATTGCCTTCATCGTGTTCATGGAGCGCGCGCAGCGCCGCCTGCTGATCCAGTATCCGAAGCGCCAGGTCGGCAACAAGATGTTCGAGGGCCAGTCCTCGCATCTGCCGCTCAAGCTCAACACCTCGGGCGTGATCCCGCCGATCTTCGCATCCTCGCTGCTGCTGCTGCCGACCACCGTTGCGAACTTCAACGCCGGCAGCGGGCCGGAATGGTTCCAGTGGATCACCACCCAGCTCGGCCACGGCCGTCCGTTGTTCCTGATCATGTATCTGGCGCTGATCGTGTTCTTCGCGTTCTTCTACACCGCGATCGTGTTCAACCCGACCGAGACCGCGGACAATCTGAAGAAGCATGGCGGCTTCATTCCGGGCATTCGCCCCGGCGAGCGCACCGCCGAATACATCGACTACGTACTGTCGCGCATCACCGTGTTAGGTGCGATTTATCTGGCGATCGTCTGCTTGATCCCGGAGATCCTGATCTCCTACGCCTCGGTGCCGTTCTACTTCGGCGGCACCTCGCTGCTGATCGTCGTCAGCGTCACCATGGACACGGTGGCGCAGGTGCAGGGCTATCTGCTGGCGCATCAGTACGAAGGCCTGATCCGCAAGTCGAAACTGCGCGGCCGCCGCCGCTAA
- a CDS encoding adenylate kinase, with protein sequence MRIILLGPPGSGKGTQAQLLVQRYGIVQLSTGEMLRAAVAAGTPVGLKAKEIMAGGDLVPDEIVVGIISDRIDQPDAKNGFILDGFPRTVPQAEALDELLKHKHLKLDAVIELRVNESALLNRVETRVAQMRERGEEVRVDDTPEVLTKRLASYRSQTEPLIHYYSERRKLSTIDGMMAIDEVTRAIHRLLLALGAVEPKTHARSAAKTAPAKKAKAGRKAAVKPAKTTKKAAKSPKKAAKKAVMGTGKATKKTAKMKVAKKTAKKALKKGAKKAAKKVTKKRAKR encoded by the coding sequence ATGAGAATTATACTTCTGGGACCGCCGGGGTCGGGCAAGGGGACCCAGGCGCAGCTCTTGGTGCAGCGCTATGGCATCGTCCAGCTCTCGACCGGCGAGATGCTGCGCGCGGCCGTAGCGGCCGGAACGCCGGTCGGGCTGAAGGCCAAGGAGATCATGGCCGGCGGCGACCTCGTGCCCGACGAGATCGTGGTCGGAATCATCTCCGACCGAATCGATCAGCCGGACGCCAAGAACGGTTTTATCCTCGACGGTTTCCCGCGCACCGTGCCGCAGGCTGAGGCGCTGGACGAGCTGCTCAAGCACAAGCATCTCAAGCTTGATGCGGTGATCGAGCTGCGTGTCAATGAAAGCGCGCTCTTGAACCGCGTCGAGACCCGCGTCGCCCAGATGCGCGAGCGCGGCGAGGAGGTCCGGGTCGACGACACCCCGGAGGTCCTGACCAAGCGCCTCGCCAGCTACCGCAGCCAGACGGAACCGCTGATTCACTACTATTCCGAGCGGCGGAAGCTCTCGACCATCGACGGCATGATGGCCATCGACGAGGTCACCCGTGCCATCCACCGCCTGCTCCTGGCGCTTGGGGCGGTCGAGCCCAAGACCCATGCCAGAAGTGCGGCCAAGACGGCCCCGGCCAAGAAGGCCAAGGCGGGGAGGAAAGCGGCCGTAAAACCGGCGAAAACGACCAAAAAGGCCGCCAAATCCCCTAAAAAGGCCGCCAAGAAAGCCGTGATGGGCACAGGGAAGGCAACCAAGAAGACGGCAAAAATGAAGGTAGCCAAAAAGACCGCCAAGAAGGCTCTCAAAAAGGGTGCCAAAAAGGCCGCAAAAAAGGTCACGAAAAAGCGAGCCAAACGCTAG
- the rplO gene encoding 50S ribosomal protein L15, which yields MKLSDIADNAGSRKKRMRVGRGIGSGKGKQSGRGGKGQTARSGVRIKGFEGGQMPMHRRLPKRGFNNIFRVEFAEINLDRLQEAVDAKKIDAGSVVNVEALVKGGVLRRAKAGLRLLGRGELKSKLNIEVHGASKTAIAAVEKAGGSVKILAPAKEEGEAA from the coding sequence ATGAAGCTCAGCGATATCGCCGACAACGCCGGCTCGCGCAAGAAGCGTATGCGCGTCGGCCGCGGCATCGGTTCGGGCAAGGGCAAGCAGTCCGGCCGCGGCGGCAAGGGCCAGACCGCGCGTTCGGGCGTGCGCATCAAGGGTTTCGAAGGCGGCCAGATGCCGATGCATCGCCGTCTGCCCAAGCGCGGCTTCAACAACATCTTCCGCGTCGAGTTCGCCGAGATCAATCTCGACCGGCTCCAGGAAGCGGTCGATGCCAAGAAGATCGACGCCGGCAGCGTCGTGAACGTCGAGGCCCTGGTGAAGGGCGGCGTGCTGCGCCGCGCCAAGGCCGGTCTGCGGCTGCTCGGCCGCGGCGAGCTCAAGTCCAAGCTCAACATTGAAGTGCACGGCGCCTCCAAGACCGCGATCGCGGCGGTCGAGAAGGCCGGCGGTTCGGTGAAGATCCTCGCCCCTGCCAAGGAAGAAGGCGAGGCGGCGTAA
- the rplQ gene encoding 50S ribosomal protein L17 translates to MRHGKVHRKLNRTAEHRKAMFANMAAALIKHEQIVTTLPKAKELRPIVEKLVTLGKKGGLSLRRQAIAELRDVDMVKKLFDTLATRYKDRQGGYTRIIKAGFRYGDNAAMAVIEFVDRDVDAKGQDSGPVQEKEAEAA, encoded by the coding sequence ATGCGTCACGGCAAGGTTCATCGGAAGCTCAACCGCACCGCCGAGCACCGCAAGGCGATGTTCGCCAACATGGCGGCCGCACTGATCAAGCACGAGCAGATCGTCACCACGCTGCCCAAGGCCAAGGAGCTTCGCCCGATCGTCGAGAAGCTCGTCACCCTCGGCAAGAAGGGCGGCCTGTCGCTGCGCCGCCAGGCGATCGCGGAGCTGCGCGACGTCGACATGGTCAAGAAGCTGTTCGACACGCTCGCGACCCGCTACAAGGACCGCCAGGGCGGCTACACCCGCATCATCAAGGCCGGCTTCCGCTACGGCGACAACGCCGCGATGGCCGTGATCGAGTTCGTTGATCGCGACGTCGACGCCAAGGGCCAGGATTCGGGTCCGGTGCAGGAGAAGGAAGCCGAGGCGGCGTAA
- a CDS encoding OprO/OprP family phosphate-selective porin has product MSRTRIAATAIGLAGVLAASQAQAQSASSSEQEIALLKQQLKMLEQKLDKLQSQTAANTAATAKARAEAKAEAKAEARSEAKAAVANANAAIPVKGPAPASGVVVTMPNNRPTICTADQANCVAITSRLHWDVGGYDYRPDTAATVPQKLDSGQNVRRARIGVTGKFFNDWNFALVYDFGGSSDGFGGAAPGSLPGGGVSGVENAYLSYTGLKPFGGRMAIEAGIMDLPYTMDEATSSNDIMFMERASPGVIATNIAAGDFRSAAGARWFNDQLWIGGYVTGPSTGAIHSASSAAPAGTSEQYGAVARVAGNPISGKDYSVHIGADAQWLIQPPRNLIANTQAVTLSDRPELRLDPTTLISTGAIANASGAQVYSVEAAATYGPFVVQGEYFWYNVDRTANTGVPLVGAPSLKFQGGYAQAGYVLTGEGRTYNAANAAYSGVKPAHPFSLDGGGWGAWEIAGRFSTIDLNNQLGAATGIAGGRQTVYTLALNWYVNGNVRFMLDYLHGTVSRQASPISTADVGSKFDAVAMRTQFAF; this is encoded by the coding sequence GTGAGCAGGACAAGAATTGCAGCCACGGCGATTGGACTCGCCGGCGTGCTGGCGGCCTCGCAGGCCCAGGCCCAATCGGCAAGCAGCAGCGAGCAGGAGATCGCGCTGCTGAAACAGCAATTGAAGATGCTGGAGCAGAAGCTCGACAAGCTCCAGAGTCAGACCGCAGCGAACACGGCGGCCACGGCGAAAGCCAGAGCCGAAGCGAAGGCTGAAGCCAAGGCCGAGGCGCGCTCGGAGGCAAAGGCCGCGGTTGCCAACGCCAATGCGGCGATCCCGGTCAAGGGACCGGCGCCGGCCTCCGGCGTCGTCGTAACGATGCCGAACAACCGGCCAACCATCTGCACCGCTGACCAGGCGAACTGCGTCGCCATCACCAGCCGTCTGCATTGGGATGTCGGCGGCTATGACTATCGTCCCGACACCGCGGCGACCGTGCCGCAGAAGCTCGACAGCGGCCAGAACGTTCGCCGCGCGCGCATCGGCGTCACCGGCAAGTTCTTCAACGACTGGAACTTCGCGCTGGTCTACGACTTCGGCGGCTCATCCGACGGATTTGGCGGCGCCGCGCCGGGATCCCTTCCGGGCGGTGGCGTCTCCGGCGTCGAGAATGCCTATCTCAGCTATACCGGCCTAAAGCCGTTCGGCGGACGAATGGCGATCGAGGCCGGCATCATGGACCTGCCCTACACCATGGACGAAGCCACGAGCTCCAACGACATCATGTTCATGGAGCGCGCCTCGCCCGGCGTGATCGCAACCAACATCGCCGCCGGTGACTTCCGCTCCGCAGCCGGTGCGCGCTGGTTCAACGACCAGCTCTGGATCGGCGGCTATGTCACGGGACCGTCGACCGGTGCGATCCACTCCGCCTCGAGCGCGGCGCCCGCCGGCACCAGCGAGCAATATGGCGCCGTGGCGCGCGTGGCCGGCAATCCGATCAGCGGCAAGGACTACTCGGTGCATATCGGCGCCGACGCGCAATGGCTGATCCAGCCGCCGCGCAACCTGATCGCCAACACGCAGGCGGTCACGCTCAGCGACCGCCCGGAATTGCGTCTCGACCCGACCACGCTGATCTCCACCGGCGCCATCGCCAATGCCTCGGGCGCGCAGGTCTACAGCGTCGAGGCAGCGGCGACCTACGGCCCCTTCGTCGTCCAGGGCGAGTACTTCTGGTACAATGTCGATCGCACGGCCAACACCGGCGTGCCGCTGGTTGGCGCACCGAGCCTGAAATTCCAGGGCGGCTACGCCCAGGCCGGCTACGTGCTGACGGGCGAAGGCCGGACCTACAATGCTGCGAACGCCGCCTATAGCGGTGTCAAGCCGGCGCATCCGTTCTCGCTCGACGGTGGCGGCTGGGGCGCGTGGGAGATCGCGGGACGCTTCTCGACGATCGACCTCAACAATCAGTTGGGAGCAGCGACCGGCATCGCCGGCGGTCGGCAGACCGTCTATACGCTCGCACTGAACTGGTACGTCAACGGCAACGTCCGCTTCATGCTCGACTATCTGCACGGAACGGTGTCGCGGCAGGCCTCGCCGATCTCGACCGCCGATGTCGGCTCGAAGTTCGACGCGGTGGCGATGCGCACGCAGTTTGCATTCTAG
- the rpsM gene encoding 30S ribosomal protein S13, producing the protein MARIAGVNIPTNKRVLIALQYIHGIGPKIAGDIMEKVKIPEDRRVNQLSDAEVLQIREVIDRDYLVEGDLRREVGINIKRLMDLGCYRGLRHRRGLPVRGQRTHTNARTRKGPAKAIAGKKK; encoded by the coding sequence GTGGCCCGTATTGCCGGCGTGAACATTCCCACCAATAAGCGCGTGCTGATCGCGCTCCAGTACATCCATGGCATCGGCCCGAAGATCGCCGGTGACATCATGGAGAAGGTGAAGATTCCCGAGGATCGTCGCGTCAATCAGCTCAGCGACGCCGAAGTGCTCCAGATCCGCGAAGTGATCGACCGCGACTATCTCGTCGAGGGCGATCTGCGTCGTGAGGTCGGTATCAACATCAAGCGTCTGATGGACCTCGGCTGCTATCGCGGCCTGCGTCATCGTCGCGGTCTGCCGGTGCGCGGTCAGCGCACCCACACCAACGCGCGCACGCGCAAGGGCCCGGCCAAGGCCATCGCCGGCAAGAAGAAGTAA